The region TTCCACCACGCGCACCCGGGTCACGTCGCGGACCTCGAAGGAATCGGCCGAAGCGCCCACGGGCCGGAACTCCGGGTCCTGGACGATGAACTCCACCTCGGCCGAGTGGGGCAGCAGCGCTCCGTCCCAGCGCCGGGGCCGGAACGGGCTGACCGGGGTCAGGGCCAAAACATTGGAGCCGATGGGAATGATCGGGCCTTGTGCGGACAAATTGTAGGCCGTGCTTCCGGCCGGGGTGGCCACCATCACGCCGTCGCAGACGAGCTGGTCCAGCCGCTCGCGTCCGTTGACCAGCACCCGGATGTTGGCCGACTGCTGGGAGTAGCGGTGCAGGGCCACCTCGTTGAAGGCCAGGGCCGTGTGGGTTTTTCCGTCCACGGTCTCGGCGGTCATGGCCAGGGGGTTGAGGATCACGCGGTGCGCATCGGCAAGTCGCTGCATGAGCCCTTCCGGGTCGAAGCGGTTGAGCAGAAAGCCGATGGTCCCCCGGTTCATGCCGTAGATGGGGATACCTGTATCCCGGTAGTCGTGCACGGTCTGGAGCATGAACCCGTCGCCGCCGAGGGCCACCAGGGCGTCGGCCTGATCCACCGGGACGAAATCGTAGCGCTCCGACAATTGCTCGAAACCCTTGAGGGCCTTGGGCGAATTCGATGCAACGCAGGCAATATGTTTGATCGGTTTGTGCAGAGCTTTCATTCGGGAGGGATTTTCAGGGGACGGAAATAAGACGGAGGCCCCGGGCGGGGCCTCCGGTAGTCGTCGTTAGATTCGGGAATCCAGAGGGACGTAGACCCTGGGCTCGCGGCCCGTGTAGATCTGCCTCGGGCGGTGGATCTTGGTGGAGCCGTCAGCGTAGGCCTCGTACCAGTGGGCGATCCAGCCGGGCATGCGGCCGATGGCGAACATCACCGTGAACATGTTCACCGGGATGTTCAGGGCGCGCAGGATGATGCCCGAGTAGAAGTCCACGTTGGGGTAGAGCCTGCGCTCGATGAAGTACTCGTCGCTCATGGCCGCGTCGGCCATCTCCAGGGCGATGTCCAGCAGCGGATCGTCGTTGCCCGTGGATTCGAGCATGTCGTGGGCGGCCTTGCGCAGAATCCTGGCCCGGGGGTCGAAGGATTTGTAGATGCGGTGGCCGAAGCCCATGAGCTTGCATTCCTTGTTCTTGACCTTTTCAAGGTAGTCCGGAATCGACGTGCCGCCCTCGTGGATGTGCTCGAGCATCTCGATGACGCCCGCATTGGCTCCGCCGTGCAGCCGGCCCCACAGGGCGCAGATACCGGCCGAAACCGAGGCGAACAGGTTGGCTTCCGTGGACTGGACCATGCGCACGGTAGAGCAGGAGCAGTTCTGCTCGTGGTCGGCGTGGAGCAGGAAGAACAGGGTCAGGGCGCGTACCTGGGCGTCGGTGGGCTCGAACTGGCGGTGCGGAATGGAGTGCATCATGTGCAGGAAGTTCCGGCAGTAGGAGAGCTTCGGGTCCGGGTACATGAACGGCAGCCCCTGGGCCTTGCGGTAGGACCAGGCCGCGATGGTGCGTACCTTGGAAATGAGCTTGGCCGCAGCCCGCAGGAAGTCCGCCTTGGAATCGATTTCCAGGAGGTCCGGGTGATAGCAACCCAGGGAGTTGATCACTGCGGACAGGATGGCCATGGGATGCCCGGTGGACGGGAACCCGTCGAAATGGTGCCGAAGGCCCTCGTGCAGCAGTTCCTGCTCGCTGAGCAGGTCGCGGAATTTCTGGCGCTGTCCGCGTGTGGGCAGGTCGCCGAAGATGAGCAGATAGGCGGTCTCTATGAAGGTGCCGTGTTCGGCCAGATCTTCGATGGGATAGCCGCGATAGCGCAGGATGCCGTTTTCGCCGTCGACAAAGGTCACGTCGCTCTTGCAGGAGCCGGTGTTGGCGTAGCCCGGGTCATAGGTGATGTAGCCGGTCTCGTTTCGCAACCGGGTGATGTCGATGGCGTGTTCGTTTTCGGTGCCTACGATCACGGGGAGTTCGAAGGTCTTATCGTCGATGATGAGTTTGGCGGTCTTGCCGCAGGCGCATTTGTCGTCTTTTAGCATCTCGTTACCTCTGGAAATCATACGTCAAGCCTCCCAACCGTTGTCGGGTTTCGAAGGAAATTCGGTCGTCTGGCCTGGTTCCGGTCGGCCTTTGGGGCTGGCCGAGCCTTGCGATGGAAGCTTCCGATCAAGAATGGACTTACAATCCGAATCGACTACTTATAATGAAAATGGTTACTGTGTCAAATGCCGTCTTGGGGGCTGTTGAAGGAAATACAATATTAACAGTATGTTGACAGGGAAAACTGGAGTGTATGCAATCCCTGAAATCGCTGACTCCGAACTTTCTTCATTTTCAGGACCAGGGTTGACTTTGAGAATTATACCCCTATAGGGTATATTGTAGATGCCGGAAGGATGTCCGGTCCGCAAACACATCAAGACGAGGTTGCAAAGCGACATGTCACAAAAAAAACAGAGAGCCGGGGCCATCAGCCGACGCGGGTTTCTGAAGACCCTGGGCGTTGGTTCGGCCGGGGCGCTGCTCCCCGCCGCCCCGGTTCTGGCCGCACAGGAGCGGGTGCCCGCGCCGTCGGACGGCGAACTGGCCACTCTGCTCGATCTGTCCAAATGTATCGGCTGCGGCGCCTGCGTCGAGGCCTGCCGCGAATCCAATGCCGACAAGTTTCCAGAGCCGGTCAAGCCGTTCCCGGACATGCTCCCGTCCCGCCGGG is a window of uncultured Pseudodesulfovibrio sp. DNA encoding:
- a CDS encoding NAD kinase, translated to MKALHKPIKHIACVASNSPKALKGFEQLSERYDFVPVDQADALVALGGDGFMLQTVHDYRDTGIPIYGMNRGTIGFLLNRFDPEGLMQRLADAHRVILNPLAMTAETVDGKTHTALAFNEVALHRYSQQSANIRVLVNGRERLDQLVCDGVMVATPAGSTAYNLSAQGPIIPIGSNVLALTPVSPFRPRRWDGALLPHSAEVEFIVQDPEFRPVGASADSFEVRDVTRVRVVEDHSRPALVLFDPDHSLEERIFNEQFVH
- a CDS encoding citrate synthase translates to MISRGNEMLKDDKCACGKTAKLIIDDKTFELPVIVGTENEHAIDITRLRNETGYITYDPGYANTGSCKSDVTFVDGENGILRYRGYPIEDLAEHGTFIETAYLLIFGDLPTRGQRQKFRDLLSEQELLHEGLRHHFDGFPSTGHPMAILSAVINSLGCYHPDLLEIDSKADFLRAAAKLISKVRTIAAWSYRKAQGLPFMYPDPKLSYCRNFLHMMHSIPHRQFEPTDAQVRALTLFFLLHADHEQNCSCSTVRMVQSTEANLFASVSAGICALWGRLHGGANAGVIEMLEHIHEGGTSIPDYLEKVKNKECKLMGFGHRIYKSFDPRARILRKAAHDMLESTGNDDPLLDIALEMADAAMSDEYFIERRLYPNVDFYSGIILRALNIPVNMFTVMFAIGRMPGWIAHWYEAYADGSTKIHRPRQIYTGREPRVYVPLDSRI